The Malus sylvestris chromosome 8, drMalSylv7.2, whole genome shotgun sequence genomic interval agaagataaataatcttGGATTATTTGAGATGTATTCAACATTTAgtggggtgctaataaaaaaaactaacgaaaagtccaaaaaactttagttttaatgaaaaataacaaataaaaggatagtaaatagtaccagaaaaagataaaaatgtgatttttcgttacaagtgaatagtaccaaaagtgtttaattaaaacttcctaaaaaaaaaaaggaggcaaATTGTATGCCCTCCCTTTCCCATGCCCTTCTCATCCCcttctatttgtgcggtcacggtgaggggataagaaggatgtggAAAAAAGAGGGAGACAATCTatctcccaaaaaaaaaaagccataaAACGTTGATGGTACTGCTCTCTGAAAtttttgctagggtttttaaatgGCGTGTGGTCAGACACAAAAGGCCGGGAAGGTCCTCAAAACGATGCCGTTGGCGATTGTTCGAAAATTTCTAATTGTTGTACCAATTGTGGattaattttgtatattttttcattgttcaaattttcatatatgatataaacaaaactaaaaaaggTTTTTAATCATTGTctttgttgtaaacttcttagtttaagtgtgattgtgtaaatcctatattaaatttgattatagTTATATTTTCCTATTACAATTTATATTCTTTGGGAATGAAGAAATATATTCTCTcattttactactataaataaatgcacTATAAAGGATggataacacacacattcccctacaattctacaaacatatctctctcactctctcttctctttgccACCGGCTCCCTTAACCTTGTCAAATAAAATAGGCACACCAGTCTTGATGTTTTTCACTTTTAATTCAACCAGGTCACTTTGACTTGCGAACTCCCTCTTCTCTCTGAAACTTATAAGTCGCATCCTGAAACATATGTGAGACCTAACACCCAATAAGACTAGGCCACATGTAAAATAAGTGTGATCATAAATCTTCATTATGCATTAACgttaaaaaatcaaagaatattaagtttaaaaaaattaaagagatggaaaagaaaattttattagtCTGACGCATCCAAATCaaacataagaagaaaaaaaaacaaatctaaGACAATGTAGAGTTAATTTTGTGTCTTATAGAAACAACTTTCAAGTTTCAGGGGGCAAAATGGGATCAAAATCGAATTCCAAGGGTAAAGTGGAGCGAACTTTGAGTTTCAAGAAGTAAAATGACGACTTTTGAGTTACAGTAAGTAAAATGAGATTAAAATTAAGTTTCAGATGacgtagctaaaaataagccttgATTATATTCCTTATATCTTCTTTCCCAATTCACAACGTTTTCCATTCTAGTTAActaaatttgattattttcctTATATCTTCTTTCCCGATTCACAATGTTTTCCATTCCAGTTAACTAAACGTGCTATAATAAAACTAAAACCcaagttttaagttttttaaCCCCTCCCCCACCCACCACCCAAAAAAAATGCAGAAATCAAGACAACCTAAGCGGCCCCCGAACTCAAACCCCtctccccacccccccccccccccaaccccatCCAAGGAAAAAAAACCCCACCCCAACCCTCTTGAATCTTGAATAATACTTGGTTACTCAAAAGATGAGTATGAATTTTTACTCAAAATTGTTCGTTGTCAATTCATTGAATTTTATATTTATGATCTAAATCGTTCATCGTATAAATCACCATATAAAGATAGTctctacaaaaaaaatcaattaaaactaagatcaTTTAGTTATCGAATTGTATAAGGATGATAGAATTAGTAAAAGTATTACGAATCATCTGTGTATTTGCtataatagattgactaaacgattttaattttaattgattttttgtagaGAGAATCTTTACagaatgatttataatatgaattgtTCAGCATAAACACAAAACTTTGTGATTCGAACACAAAATATTTTGAATAGAAATTCATATTCATCCTTAAGTAGCTAAGCATTGTTGTTGAATCCTCCTCCCCAACACCTAGCGATTTATTACAATCTCTTTATTAGGAAACTGCCCTCTGTTCCTCTCTCTATGAACCCAATACTTAATTCATTGGGCTTAGTGTTAGGCCCAATTCCATTTAAAGGCTCCAAGACTTTAAGGTCTGGTTAATGCATAACTTCCAACAAGAAGTAGGTACTAATTTTTCTTTACAACTGCCACCTCCAACTGCTCGCTTTATCACTCATTTACTTTATTGTATCCAACACATTTTGCAAATGCGAAAAATACTATCTGAACCAACTATAAAATCAGACACATATTACCTTGCTGATCACCAACAGAAATACGCTACTACGTGTCTACATATATAGCAGAATGACGAGAGTGTTAGCAATATACATTACTCTCGCATTTAGCCTCTTTCTCTGTGGCACCGAGTGCAACATCTCATTCTCCACAAGTGGAGCTACAAGCAACTCGTACAACACGTTCATAAAAGCACTGCGAGCCCAACTCACAAATGGAGCGACCGCAATATATGATATACCTGTCCTGAACCCATCTGTGCCGGACTCACAACGCTTCCTCTTGGTTGATCTCTCTAACAATGGCAACAACACCATAACCGTGGCAATTGACGTGGTGAATGTTTCTGTTGTGGCTTATCGCGCACGTGCAGCTAGACCTTACTTTCTTGCTGACGCCCCTGATGAAGCTTTGGACATTTTATTCAACGATACCAGAGGGTTTTTTCTTCCATTCACAAGCAACTACGTTGACCTTGAGAAAGCCGCATAGAAATCCAGGGACAAAATCCCATTGGGACTCGCTCCACTACATAACGCCATCACCAGCTTGTGGAATCATGAGTCGGAAGAGGCTGCAGTGTCACTACTTGTGATCATTCAAACGGTCTTTGAAGCAGCAAGGTTCAGGGTCATTGAGCAGCGAGTTCGCAACAGTATAAGCTCCAAAGCTAACTTTATACCAGACCCTGCAATGCTGAGCTTGGAGAACAATTGGTTGGCTATCTCTTGGGAGACTCAACATGCACTTAACGGAGTCTTCAGTAAGTCCATTCAACTTCGCTCTACCAAGAACAATCTTTTCCTTGTAGACAGTGTTAGTTCAAGCATCATGGCCGGTGTCGCATTCTTATTCTACAACTGTGTGACCTTTCCCAACATAATCAAAATGCCTGTTAACGTTGTGATGGGCAAGGAAATTGACAATGAAATATGTGCGGTACAAAACCGCACAACACACATAAGCGGTCTAGAAGGATTGTGTGTTGACGTGAAGAATGGTCTCGACAGCGATGGGAATCTAGTCCAAATTTGGCCATGTGGGCAACAGCGCAATCAGAAGTGGACATTCCAGCCAGATGAGACGATCCGGTCAATGGAAAAATGCATGACTGCATATAGTACTTCTTGCCCTGAAAATTATGTCATGATATACAACTGTACTACGGCTGTTCCAGAAGCAACTAAGTGGGCATTATCTACCGACGGCACAATCACACATCGTCGCTCCGGGCTCGTTCTCACTGCCCACGAAGCTACGCAGGGTACCACCCTTACTATAGCGACCAATAGCCATTCACCTAAGCAAGGTTGGAGAGTGGCAGATGATGTGGAACCCACAGTGACTTCCATAATTGGGTATAATGAC includes:
- the LOC126633065 gene encoding LOW QUALITY PROTEIN: ribosome-inactivating protein SNAIf-like (The sequence of the model RefSeq protein was modified relative to this genomic sequence to represent the inferred CDS: substituted 1 base at 1 genomic stop codon) translates to MTRVLAIYITLAFSLFLCGTECNISFSTSGATSNSYNTFIKALRAQLTNGATAIYDIPVLNPSVPDSQRFLLVDLSNNGNNTITVAIDVVNVSVVAYRARAARPYFLADAPDEALDILFNDTRGFFLPFTSNYVDLEKAAXKSRDKIPLGLAPLHNAITSLWNHESEEAAVSLLVIIQTVFEAARFRVIEQRVRNSISSKANFIPDPAMLSLENNWLAISWETQHALNGVFSKSIQLRSTKNNLFLVDSVSSSIMAGVAFLFYNCVTFPNIIKMPVNVVMGKEIDNEICAVQNRTTHISGLEGLCVDVKNGLDSDGNLVQIWPCGQQRNQKWTFQPDETIRSMEKCMTAYSTSCPENYVMIYNCTTAVPEATKWALSTDGTITHRRSGLVLTAHEATQGTTLTIATNSHSPKQGWRVADDVEPTVTSIIGYNDMCLTANDDKSRVWMEYCVPSKNKQQWALYSEGTIRVNSDRTLCVTSNGHNSSNVIIILKCELKRGDQRWVFKTDGSILNPNAELVMDVKNSDVYLRQIILYPYYGTPNQQWLPFF